The following is a genomic window from Deltaproteobacteria bacterium.
AGAAAAGTCTTTATCAACGTTCAACCATTTTTCTGCGAACAGTTTTATCTCACTCATTTACTTCTTCACCGAACTTTTCTTACTTTGTTTTTTCAACTATATCTTTTTGAGTTGACGCTGCTATCGCCATTAACTCGTCTTTTTCAGCTTTAGGAACTTTGAACTTGTCTAGTGTGGCCGCGAGATCGCCAGCAATTGCAGTGAATTCGTCTTCCGAAATTTTCATCCCTACGTGCGCAGTCTTCATATCGCGACCCTTGTACTCACTAGGGCCACCTGTAACTTGGACAATAAATGATGTGACTTGCTTTTTTAGATGAACAACGTCAAGTCCCTTATATTTTCCATCACGGAAAAAATTGACCTTAGGATTGGTGGCTGTCGTATTGACAAACGAATCTACAACTTTAGTAATTGCAGGGTGACCCC
Proteins encoded in this region:
- a CDS encoding group 1 truncated hemoglobin codes for the protein MKALFIVASILLSLTAHGESTKPSAAKKSLFERLGGHPAITKVVDSFVNTTATNPKVNFFRDGKYKGLDVVHLKKQVTSFIVQVTGGPSEYKGRDMKTAHVGMKISEDEFTAIAGDLAATLDKFKVPKAEKDELMAIAASTQKDIVEKTK